GTACGTGCGCCACGAGGCCTGCGACGTGCAGGGCGGGCTGGCGCCGGTCATGATGCAGCAGACGTTCTCCACGTCCAACGATGACGCCGCCAAGTTCGACCCCGACGTTGTCAAGGCCGACGGGAAGACCTGCCGCTTCAACCCCTGGCCCTACCCGATCGCCTGACCCCGCTTTTCCCATCCCGGGCGCCGAGCCTGCGGCTCTGGCGTCAAGCCTGCGGCCTCGGCGTACAACTGCGGCTCAAAGTCAAGTGGTTAGTGCAACAGGGTGTTCAGGCTGCCTGCTCGAGGAGGGCTGCCAGCCGCTGAGCTGGCGTGTCGAGGTCGAGGGTGGGTCGAGGTCGTCGGTTAAGGGTGTCTTGGATGCGTTTGAGGTCGGCTGGGGTGTAGCCGCTGAGATCGCTGCCCTTTTCGAACCAGAACCGCAGCAGCCGGTTGGTGTTCTCGTTGGTGCCGCGCTGCCAGGGCGAATGCGGATTGCAGAAATACACCGGAGTTTTTAGCTGGAGGTGGATGTCTTTCCAGCGGGCCATCTCCGAGCCGCGATCCCAGGTGATCGAACGGCGTAGATGCTCGGGCAATTGGCTCATCGCGGCGATCATCGCGGTAGATACGGTCTCGGCGGTGTGGTCGCCAGGCAGGTGCAGCAGCAAGGTGAACCGGGTCGTGCGTTCGACCAGGGTGCCAATAGCGCTGTTGTTCGGGCCGACGATCAGATCACCTTCCCAATGCCCGGGAACCGCCCGGTCTTCGGCTTCGGCGACCGCTCGGCGATGGTGAACTCCTCACCGCTGCTGTAGACCCGCTGCGGCTATCGACGTGACCGCGCGACTTGCGGGCCGACCGCTTAGTGGACAAACACCGGTGCAGATCAGCGCGCAGACTGCCACGGGTCTGCACATACAGGCATTGGTAGATGGTTTCGTGGCTCACTGTTGCCAGCTTGTCATCGCGATGATCGCGGGCCAACACATCAGCGATCAGTTTCGGGCTCCACCCCTGGTCCATCCAGGCCTCGATCGCTGCGCATAACGGGTTGTCAATGAGCTTGAAATTCTTCGGCCGGCGAGCCTTCTCAGCGGCCCGCGCATGAGCCATCAGGGCGTGGTAATCCCCGTCGGCGTTGCGATTACGCCGCGTCTCGCGGTAGATCGTGGATCGGTCGCGGTCGAGCCGCTCAGCGATCTCGGCGTCACTGAGGCCGGCATCGCGCGCACGCATGATCTCGACACGTTCTTCGACACTGAGCCGATGACCTCGGCCACCGGGCAACGACATGTTGCCCGGTTGGAGTAGACCACGTCGACCCCGTCCGCCAATCTGCACCTTCATTGCCCCAGCCTTGCGCCACCACGCTGCCCCGACGTTGCGCGACACGCCCAGCTGCCGTTCGGCCTCCCACACCGACGTCCCCGAGCAGACGAGATCAAAAAACAGCCAGCGCAACTCCCGCGGAGCCCGATATCCAGTCGGCATTGCAACCTCCAAAACTAGGGATGTTGCACTGACCGTATGAATCTGCCCGGGTGAGCCACGATCTGTGCGCAGGCTCGCCGCAGCCAGCGCAGCCTCGTTGCCGCGCATTCGGAGTCCTGCTGAGATGGATTGTGAACGGGCGCAGAGAACGCTAGAGAAACCGGGAGATGTTCGGTGTGAAACCCCAGACATCGCTGCCGCCGCTGGTGGAACCCGCGGCCGCGCTGAGCCGCGAGGAGGTGGCCCGCTACAGCCGCCATCTGATCATCCCGGACCTGGGGGTGGACGGGCAGAAGCGCCTCAAGAATGCCCGGGTGCTGGTGATCGGCGCGGGCGGTCTCGGGGCGCCGACGTTGCTGTACCTGGCCGCCGCCGGCGTCGGCACCATCGGCATCGTCGACTTCGACGTCGTCGACGAGTCCAACCTGCAGCGGCAGATCATCCATGGGGTGGCCGACGTCGGGCATCCCAAGGCCCGGTCCGCGCGCGACTCGATCGCGGCGGTCAACCCGCTGGTCGACGTGCGCCTGCACGAGGTCAGGCTGGATGCGACCAACGCGGTGGAGCTGTTCGGGCGGTACGACCTGATCATCGACGGCACCGACAACTTCGCCACCCGGTACCTGGTGAACGACGCCGCGGTGCTGGCCGGGAAGCCCTACGTGTGGGGGTCGATCTTCCGATTCGAGGGCCAGGTGTCGGTGTTCTGGGAGGACGCGCCCGGCGGGCGAGGGCTGAACTACCGCGACCTCTACCCGGAGCCGCCCCCGCCCGGCTCGGTGCCGTCGTGCGCCGAGGGTGGCGTGCTCGGGATCGTCTGTGCCTCCATCGCTTCTGTGATGGGGACCGAGGCGATCAAGCTCATCACCGGGCTCGGCGAATCGCTGCTGGGCCGGTTGATGATCTATGACGCCCTGGAGATGACGTACCGCACGATCGCGATCCGCAGGGACCCGTCCGACGCGTTCCGGCCCAAGATCACCGAGCTCGTCGACTATGAGCAACTCTGCGGTGTGGCCACCGCCGGCACGGGCGTCCCCGAGGGCGGCTCGTCGATCACCCCGCGGGAGCTGCGCGAGTTGCTGGATTCCGGCACCCAGCTGGCCCTGATCGACGTGCGCGAGCCCGCCGAGTGGGACATCGTGCACATCGACGGCGCCCAGCTCGTTCCCTCGTCGCTGCTCAGCACCGGGGAGGGGCTCGCAAGGCTGCCGCAGGACCGCATGGCAGTCCTGTACTGCAAGACGGGCGTCCGCTCGGCCGAGGCGCTCGCCACGGTCAGGAAGGCCGGATTTAGCGATGCCGTGCATCTGCAGGGGGGCATCGTCGCCTGGGCCGAGCAAATGCAGCCCGACATGGTCATGTACTGATCCGGCCCGCGGGCTTGCCTGGCGGCGACCCGCCGCGCCCGGCTCCGCCGCGCTTGCGGTCGCCGCTGGTTGGCTGGCGGCGACCCGCCGCGCCCGGCTCCGCCGCGCTTGCGGTCGCCGTGGTGGCCCTCTATTACGCTACGCATGTGATTGTCGAGCCACCGCCGGAGCATGTCCTGTCGGCGTTCGGCTTGAAAGGTGTGCAGCCCGTCGCGCTGGGGCCCGGCTGGGAGGGCGGCTGGCGATGCGGCGAAGTCGTCCTGTCCATCGTGGCCGATCACGCGCGTGCGGCCTGGTCGGCCCGGGTGCGCGAGACGCTGTTCGTCGACGGGGTTCGGCTGGCCCGGCCCGTGCGCTCGACCGACGGTCGCTATGTGGTGTCGGGCTGGCGGGCGGACACGTTCGTCGCGGGCGTCCCCGAACCCCGACACGACGAAGTGGTCTCGGCGGCGGTGCGGCTGCACGAGGCGACAGGCAAACTCGAACGGCCCCGCTTCCTGACGCAGGGCCCGACCGCGCCGTGGGGAGAGGTCGACGTCTTCATCGCCGCCGACCGTGCCGCGTGGGAGGAGCGGCCGCTGGCGTCGGTGCCGCCGGGCGCGCGGACCGCCCCGCCGTCGGCGGACGCCGAGCGATCCGTCGAGCTGATCAACCAACTCGCCACGTTGCGCAAGCCGACCAGGAGCCCCAACCAGCTGGTCCACGGTGATCTCTACGGCACAGTGCTTTTCGTCGGTACAGCGGCGCCCGGGATCACCGACATCACGCCCTACTGGCGGCCGGCCTCCTGGGCCGCCGGGGTGGTTGTCGTGGATGCCCTTTCGTGGGGCGAGGCCGACGACGGGCTGATCGAGCGTTGGAGCGCGCTGCCGGAATGGCCACAGATGTTGTTGCGGGCGTTGATGTTTCGATTGGCCGTCCACGCGCTGCACCCGCGCTCGACCGCCGAGGCGTTTCCCGGTCTGGCGCGCACGGCGGCCCTCGTCCGGCTGATCCTCTAGGAGGCGGCGGACGCCCTCAGTCCGCGAACGTGTGACGGACTTGGTGCAGCGCCACCTTGCCGTCAACGGCCAGGACCCCTTCGGCCCGCAACAACTCCAGCTGCCTGGTTCTCAGGTGCTGGGCCGGGCGCCCTGATGCGGTGATCACGCGGTGCCACGGCAGGTCCGAGGAGTCCGTCCGCATGATCCACCCGACGATGCGCGGGCTGGAAAGCCCTGCCACGTCGGCGATGTCGCCGTAGGTGGCGACCCGGCCGGCCGGAATCGACGCGACCAGCGAACGCACGCGCTCGACCTGCTGCTCGGTCACCGGCGCCACGGTCAGCCTGCCCCGGCCAACTCGCGGACCAGCGCGGCGACTTCGGCGGGCCTCGCGTAGGGCACCATGTGGTTGCAGTCGAAATCGAGCACCGTGAAATCGGATCCCAGGCGCTCGTGCAGCCCCGCGACGAGTTGGTCGCTGACGTAGGGCGGCGTGGTCTGCTTCGCTCGCACCAGCGTCGTCGTCGTGCCGGCGGGGGGCAGCACGACTGGCCGCGCCAGCTCGCTCCAGTACGACATCATCGCCGGCAGGCTGACGCGCCAGCCGTACCGCCCGGTGGGCAATTGGACCAGGTGCTCATCGATCTCGGCGTCGAGCAGCGCCGGGTCCACATCCGACCAGGAGCCCGTCGCCTTCTCCATGCGGGCCTCCCCGGCGTCCGGGTAGTCCGGGGAGGACAGCATCGCCTCGGCGATGTCGCCCATCCGACCGCCGTCCAGCCCCACCGCGGGGTCGAGCAGCAACAGGGCCGCCACGAGTTCGGGCCGGGCCGCGGCCAGGTGCATCGCGAGCGCACCGCCGAACGAGTGGCCGACCACCACGACGGGCGCCTCGGCTTGCTCGTCGAGCAGCGCGGCCAGCGCGGCGACGTTGGCGTCGATCGTCCACGGCGCAGCCCACGACGACCGACCGTGACCGAGCAGATCCGGCGCGGCGATGGCCAGCCCGGGCAGGTAGCCGGCCAGGTGCTCCCAGCGCTGCCCGTGGCCGGTCAGGCCGTGGATCGCGAGGACGTGCACCGCGCCCGGCGGACCATAGCGATGCACGTGCAGGCCCGCGGCCCCCGGCTCAGCGATTGTCGTCCCAATCATCCTCCGCCGGAACGATGAACGCCTGCTCCATCACGTCGGCCTCGTTGGCCTCGCGTTCCCCCGCGGTCAGATAACTGGTGTCCAAGCCCACCTCGTCGTCCAGATCGACGGGTTGCTGTTGCTCGACGGCGTCGCCTTCCGGCGCGTCGTCGTCGGGAAAGCCGCGATCGACGTTCTCCACGATCAGAATCCCTCCTTACCCATTCCTCGGGCCTTTTTCTTCAGGCCTTGAGTTGGCCACTGACCTAACGACTGCACTAACGACGTGCACCCCTCCACCCTAGGATCCACCGGGAGCGGCGCATCGTGGGCCGACTTGTCGTACCGCAGTGGTTGCATGCAGCCCATGTCATACACCTGGGACGACGGGGCGGCCACCCTCCTGGCGCCCGGCGTTCGCGGGTTGGTGCGGGTGCTGGGCGGCCCCGGCACCGGGAAGAGCAGCCTGCTGGTCGACGCGGCGGTCGGCCGCATCCGGGCCGGGGCCCCACCGGAATCGGTTCTGCTGCTTACCGGGTCGGGCCGCATCGGGACGCGGGAACGTACTGCCTTGACGACGGCGCTGCTGCGGGCGAGCGCCGCCGGATCGGCGCGGACCGCCGTCCGCGAGCCGTTGGTACGCACCGTGCACAGCTACGCGTACGCGGTCTTGCGGCGGGCCGCCCAGCGGGGCGGTGAGGCACCGCCGCGGTTGGTCACCAGCGCCGAACAGGACGCCATCATCCGGGAGCTGCTGGCCGGCGACCTCGAAGACGGACCGCGGGCCGCCGTCGCCTGGCCGGCGCATCTGCGCCCGGCCCTGAGCACCGCCGGGTTCGCCACCGAACTGCGCAGCCTGTTGGCCCGCTGCGCCGAACGCGGGGTGGATCCGCAGGCCCTCGAGCGGCTGGGCCGGCGTTGCCGGCGCGCGGAATGGGTCGCCGCCGGCCAGTTCGCGCGCCAGTACGAGCAGGTGATGCTGCTGCGGGCGGCGGTCGGGACGGCGGCGCCGGAGGCCACGACGCCGGCGCTCGGCGCCGCCGAACTCGTCGGCGCCGCGCTGGAAGCCTTCGCGATCGAACCGGAGTTACTGGCCGCCGAGCGCGCCCGCGTCCGGGTCTTGCTGGTCGATGACGCGCAACAACTCGACCCGCAGGCGGCCCAGCTGGTCAGGGTGCTCGCGGCGGGCGCCGACCTCGCGTTGCTGGCCGGTGATCCCAATCAAGCGGTGTTCGGCTTCCGGGGTGGGGAGCTGAGCGGGTTGCTCGCCGACGATTCCCCCTCGGTGACGCTGACGCTGTCGCATCGCTGCGCTCCGGCGGTGGCCCGCGCCGTGACCGCCGTCGCGCGCCGGCTGCCCGGCGGCAGCGGTGGCAAGCGGATCGAGGGCACCGGCGACGACGAGGGGTCCGTCGTCGCGCGCCTGGCCGCGTCGGCCCACGCGGAGGCGGCGGTGATCGCCGACACGCTGCTTCGTGCCCACCTGATCGATGGCGTGCCCTGGTCGCGGATGGCGGTGCTCGTCCGCTCGGTGCCGCGGTCCGCCGCTCGGTTGCCCCGCGCCCTGGCCGCCGCCGGCGTCCCGGTGGCGGCGCCCGCCGCCGGGGGAGCGCTGTCGGCTGAGCCGGCGGCCCGGGCGCTGCTGACCGTCCTGGCGGCCACCGTTCACGGATTGGACGGTGACCGGGCGCTGGCGTTGCTGACCGGACCGATCGGCCGGGTCGACCCGATTTCCCTGCGGCAGCTGCGCCGAACCCTGCAGCGCGCCAACCCCGATCGCTCACCGGGCGACTTCGGCGGCCTGCTGGTCGAGGCGCTGACCGGTGACCGGACGCCCGCGGGTGCCCAGGCCCGCGCGCTGCAGCGGGTGCGGGCGGTGCTCACCGCGGCCGCGGACGTCGCGAAGCCGGGCGCCCCTTCCGTCGGGGGCGATCCGCGCTACGCCCTGTGGGCCGCGTGGCAGCGCTCCGGGCTGCAGCGCCGCTGGCTGTCGGCCGCCGAGCGGGGCGGGCCGGCGGGCGCCCAGGCCGCCAGGGATCTGGAGGCGGTGACGGCGCTGTTCGACGTCACCGACGACTACGTCGCTCGCACGCCCGGCGCGTCGCTGCGGGGTCTGGTCGAACACGTCTCGGCGCTGCGGCTGCCGAGTGGCAACCCCGACCCGGTGAGCGCGGCCGAGCAGGTGCGGGTGCTCAGCGCACACGCCGCGCTCGGGCACGAATGGGACGTGGTGGTCATCGCCGGCCTGCAGGAAGGCCTCTGGCCCAACACCGTTCCGCGCGGTGGCGTGCTGCGCACCCAACGGCTGCTCGACGTGCTGGACGGTGTCACCGACGACGCGTCGGTGCGGGCCCCGCTGCTGGCCGAGGAACGCAGGCTGCTGGTGGCGGCCATGGGCCGGGCCCGGCGCCGGCTGGTGGTGACGGCGGTCGACGGCGACGCCGTCGGCGCCGACGGGGAGTCCGCGCTGCCGTCGAAGTTTTTCTACGAGCTTGCGCAACTGGCCGAGGACGACCCGGCTTCGCCCGCCCCGGAACCCGTCTCGGCCCCGCGGGTGCTCTCGGCGGCGGCGCTGGTGGGCCGGTTGCGCGGCGTCGTGAGTGCGCCTGACGGGGCGGTGGACGACGACGCCCGCCGCTGCGCCGCAACGCAATTGGCGCGGTTGGCCAAGGCCGGTGTGCCGGGCGCCGACCCGGCCGGATGGCAGGGCCTGGTCCCGGTCAGCACCAACGAACCCCTGAGGTCCCCGGAGGACCCGGTGACGCTGACCCCGTCGAGCCTGCAGACGCTCAACGACTGCCCGCTGCGGTGGCTGGCCGAGCGGCACGGCGGCACCGACGCGCGCGACCTGCGGTCCACGATCGGCTCGGTGGTGCACGCGCTGATCGCCGAAACCGACAGGGCGGATGCGGAGTTGTTGGCGGGGCTGGAGCGGGCCTGGAAGCACCTGCCGTTCGATGCCCAATGGCACTCGGCCAACGAGTTGGCCCGTCACCGCGCCATGATCGAGGCTTTCGTCGAGTGGCGGCGCCGGACCCGCGGCGAGTTGACCGAGGTCGGCGTCGAGGTCGACATTGACGGGGCGCTGGCGAGTGTTCGCGACGACGGCGGCGAGGTTCGGGTCCGCGGCCGGGTCGACCGGCTGGAGCGCGACGCGGCGGGCCGGCTGGTGATCGTCGACATCAAGACGGGCAAGACGCCGGTCAGCAAGGACGACGCGCAGCGACACGCCCAGTTGACCATGTATCAGCTGGCGGTGGCCGAGGGTCTCCTTCCGGACGGGTCCCGCGATGCGGAGCCCGGCGGCGCGCGGCTGGTCTACCTCGGCAAGACCGGGGCGGCGGGCGCCACCGAACGCCAGCAGGACCCGCTGACCGAGGCCGGCCGCGACGAGTGGCGCAACCTCGTCCGGGCGGCGGCCGACGCGACGGCGGGCCCGCAGTTCGTCGCGCGCCGCAACGACGGGTGCACGCACTGCCCGATACGGCCGTGTTGCCCGGCGCACACCGAGGACAGGAGACCGCTGTGAAACCGCGCTACACGCCGACCGAGTTGGCCGACGCCCTTGGGCTTTTCGCGCCGACGGCGGAGCAGGCCGCCGTCATCGCCGCGCCGCCGGGACCGCTGGTCGTGATCGCCGGCGCCGGCGCCGGCAAGACGGAGACGATGGCTGCGCGGGTGGTGTGGCTCGTCGCCAACGGTTACGCCGAACCCGGCCAGGTGCTGGGGTTGACGTTCACCCGCAAGGCGGCCGGTCAGCTGTTGCGCCGCGTCCGGTCCCGGCTGGCCCGGTTGGCGGGCATCGGCCTGACGACGGCCGGCGCGGTGGCGGCGGACACGGCGGGAACGCCGGTGGTCAGCACGTACCACGCCTTCGCCGGTTCGCTGCTGCGCGACCACGGCCTCCTGCTGCCGGTCGAGCCCGACACCCGGCTGCTCAGCGAAACCGAGCTGTGGCAACTGGCTTTCGACGTGGTCAACCGCTACGGCGGGGCGCTGCGCACCGACAAGTCACCGGCCGCGGTCACCTCGATGGTGCTGCGGCTTTGGGGGGCGCTGGCCGAGCACCTGGTGGACACCGGCCAGCTGTGCGACACCCACGGCGAGCTCGAACGCCTGGTGCACACGCTGCCTGCCGGCCCCTATCAGCGCGACCGGGGCCCGAGTCAATGGCTGCTGCGGCTGCTGTCCACCCAGACCGAACGGGCCGAGCTGGTGCCGCTGCTTGATGCGCTGCAGGAGCGCATGTGCGCCGCCAAGGTGATGGACTTCGGCGCCCAGATGGCGTCCGCGGCGCGATTGGCGGCGGCCTTTCCGCAGGTCGGCGAGGAATTGCGCAACCGCTACCGGGTGGTGCTGCTCGACGAGTACCAGGACACCGGGCATGCCCAGCGCATCGCCCTGGCGGCTCTCTTCGGCGGCGGCGTCGACGACGGGCTGGCGCTGACGGCCGTCGGCGATCCCATCCAGTCGATCTACGGCTGGCGTGGTGCCTCGGCGACCAATCTGCCGCGGTTCACCACCGACTTCCCGAAGTCCGACGGCAGCCCGGCGCCGATCCTGGAGTTGCGGACCAGCTGGCGCAATCCGCCGAGCACCCTGCACGTGGCCAACGCGATCTCGGCGGAGGCGCGGCGCCGTTCGGTCGCCGTGCATGCTCTCCGCGCCCGCCCGGACGCGCCCCCCGGCACCGTCCGGTGCGCGCTTCTTCCGGATATTCAGGCCGAGCGGGACTGGATCGCCGACCACGTGCACCGCGAGTACGAGCGTGCCCGTGCCGAAGGGGTCGCCCCGCCCACCGCCGCGGTCCTGGTGCGCCGCAACGCCGACGCGGCGCCCGTCGCGGCCGCTCTCGCCGCCCGCGGCGTCCCGGTCGAAGTGGTGGGGCTTTCCGGGTTGCTGTCCATCCCCGAGGTCGCCGACGTCGTGGCGATGCTGCGGTTGGTCGCCGATCCGACGGCGGGCGCGGCCGCGATGCGGATGATCACCGGACCGCGGTGGCGGCTGGGCGGGCGGGACGTGGCCGCGCTGTGGCGTCGCGCGCAGGCACTCGGCGGCCGACGCGGCCCGGATGACACCGCGTCGCCGGAGGCGATCGCGATGGCGGCGGGTCCCGACGCCGACGCTGTGTGCCTGGCCGACGCGATCAGCGACCCGGGCGCCGCGGACGCCTACTCGTTCGCGGGATACCAGCGCATCGCGGCGCTCGCCGGCGAGTTGACCGCGCTGCGTGGCCACCTCGCCCATTCGCTGCCCGACCTGGTCGCTGAGGTGCGCCGCGTGCTGGGCGTCGACTGCGAGGCCCGGGCCGCGGCCGGCGTCGACGCCGGATGGAGCGGCGCCGAGCACCTCGACGCGTTCGCCGACGTCGTGGCCGGGTACGCCGAGCGGGCGGGTGCCGGTGGGACCGATGCCTCGGTGGCCGCCCTGCTGGCCTACCTCGACGCCGCGGAGACCGTCGAGAATGGCTTGCCTCCCGCGCCGGCGGCCGTGGCACGCGACCGGGTCCAGGTACTCACCGTGCACTCGGCGAAGGGCCTGGAGTGGCAGGTGGTGGCGGTCGCGCACTTGTCGGGAGGCGTTTTCCCGTCCACGGCGTCGCGCAGCAGCTGGCTCACCGATCCCGGCGAGCTGCCGCCGTTGTTGCGCGGCGACCGCGCCTCGGCGGGGGCACTCGGGATTCCGGTATTGGACACTTCCTCGGTGACGAATCGAAAGCAGTTGTCGGACACGATCTCCGAGCACCGCCGCCAGCTGGACCAGCGCCGTGTCGACGAGGAACGCCGACTGCTCTACGTGGCCGCCACCCGGGCCGAAGACACCCTGCTGGTGTCCGGCCACCATTGGGGTGGCACCGGGGCCAAGCCGCGCGGCCCGTCGGACTTCCTGTGCGAGCTCAAGGACGTCATCGACCAGTCGGCTGCGGACGGCGAGGCGTGCGGAGTGGTCGAGCAATGGGCGCCTGCGCCTGCGGATGCGGAGCCGAACCCGCTGCGGGACAACGTGATCGAGGCGGTCTGGCCGGCAGATCCGTTGGCTGCGCGTCGCGGTGCCGTCGAGCGTGGCGCGGCGCTGGTGGCCCAGGCGATGTCGGTCGGCGACACCGGGCCGGGGGAGGACGTCGACGGCTGGGCCGCCGACGTCGACGCGCTGCTGGCGGAGCGGGCACGGTCCGCCGCGCCGCCCGTGCACAGCCTGCCCGGGCAGGTGTCGGTCAGCGGTCTGGTCGACCTGGCCCGCGACCCCGCGGCCGCCACGCAACGGTTGTTGTACCGGCTGCCGACACGTCCCGACCCGCACGCACAGTTGGGCAGTGCTTTCCACGCCTGGGTGCAACAGTTCTATGGCGCCGAGTGGCTGTTCGACCTCGGAGATCTCCCGGGCGCAGCAGACTCCGAGGTCGGCGAGCCGACGGAACTGGCGGCGTTGCAGGCGGCATTCACCGAATCGCCCTGGGCGGCAAGGACTCCGACCGCGGTCGAAGTGCCGTTCGAGATGCCGATCGGCGATCGCGTGGTGCGCGGCCGCATCGACGCCGTGTTCGCCGACCCCGACGGGGGCTTCACCGTGGTGGACTGGAAAACCGGCGAGCCCCCGCGCGGAGCCGAAGCCCTGCGGCACGCCGCCGTCCAGCTCGCCGTCTACCGCATGGCGTGGGCCGCGTTGTCCGCGATCCCCGAGTCGGCGGTGCGCACCGCCTTCTATTACGTGCGAACCCGCACGACGGTCGCCCCCGATGCGCTGCCGGGTCAAGCGGAACTGGCCGAGCTCCTGGCGGACCCGGCCGGTAACCGGCCCGCCGAGGTGTGACTCTGCCGCCCAGCTGCTGCCGGGCCCGCGAGCGTGGTTACATATGACACGTGCGTGTCTCCGCCACTGCGGTTAAGCCGATGACGGGCCGACGTGGGCAACGGTAGGTCGCGCAAACTCGCGGGGCTGAATGAAACGCTGGCCGCCCAGCCCGGCCACCAGCTGGTCGGCGTCGTGCGCATCCCGGAAGAGCACGCCAGTCCGTTTCGCGTCATCGCTCGCCGGGTGGCCATCGCCTTGGTGGTGTTGTTCGCCGCCGCGGTCATCGTCTACCTGGATCGCAACGGTTATCGCGACGTTCGGGGCGAGCGGCTGACCTTCCTCGATTGCGTGTATTTCGCGGCGGTGTCGTTGTCGACGACTGGCTACGGCGACATCACTCCCTACACTGAAACCGCGCGCCTGACGCACACGGTGATCTTCACGCCGCTGCGGATCGCGTTCCTGGCCGTGCTGGTCGGCACGACGCTCGAGGTGCTCTCGGAGCGGTCCCGGCAGGCGTGGAAGATTCAGCGTTGGAGGAGCAGAGTGCGCAACCACACGATCGTGATTGGCTATGGCACCAAGGGAAAGACGGCGGTCGCCGCCATCCTTGGTGACGAGGCCGCTCAGGGCGAGATCGTCGTCGTCGACACGGACCGGACCGCCCTAGAGAACGCGGCCGCCGCGGGGCTGGTCACCGTCCACGGTGATGCCACCAAGTTCGACGTGCTCCGGCTGGCGGGGGCGCAGCACGCGGCGTCGATCATCGTCGCCACGAACCGCGACGACACCGCGGTGCTGGTGACGTTGACGGCGCGGGAGATCTCGCCCAAGGCCAAGATCGTGGC
This genomic window from Mycobacterium saskatchewanense contains:
- a CDS encoding potassium channel family protein, with the protein product MGNGRSRKLAGLNETLAAQPGHQLVGVVRIPEEHASPFRVIARRVAIALVVLFAAAVIVYLDRNGYRDVRGERLTFLDCVYFAAVSLSTTGYGDITPYTETARLTHTVIFTPLRIAFLAVLVGTTLEVLSERSRQAWKIQRWRSRVRNHTIVIGYGTKGKTAVAAILGDEAAQGEIVVVDTDRTALENAAAAGLVTVHGDATKFDVLRLAGAQHAASIIVATNRDDTAVLVTLTAREISPKAKIVASIREAENQHLLQQSGADSVVVSSETAGRLLGLATTTPSVVEMIEDLLTPDFGLAIAEREVEQAEIGGSPRHLRDIVLGVVRDGHLLRIGAPEVDAIEPTDRLLYIKTAGH